CTGAATCGCCTGCACCAACGGATAACACAATACTCTGGACAGCACCTGTTACAGGCTATGCGCACGAGTTCCCTACTCCGGTTGTTGTTAATGGAATGGTTTACTACACTTCAGATAGCCTTGGATCTGGAACGGCTGATTCTCTGTACGCTTTGGATGCAGCCACAGGGGAGTTAGTATGGAAATACGATACCGGCCATGCGGATGATGCGGTAACTGTGATGAACGGTCGCGTCTATTCCCCGTCTGATTCTCTATTCTGTTTTGATGCAGAAACGGGTGTGCGAATATGGGCAAACGGAATAGCAGATCACTCAGGAAGCACTCCTATTGTAGTTAATGATAGAGTTTTCTGCGCAAGTAACACATTCGGACCAACTGTAAGTTGCCTGGATGCCTCAAACGGGAATGTAATCTGGTCTCAATCACTCCCAAGCACCATGACGAGTTGCATGGCACTATGGAATGGTATGCTTTTTGTTCCAACATTTCACATTGATGCAGCTCTCTACGCTCTTGATACTGACGATGGCTCTATTATATGGCAGAACGATGATGCGTATATTGGGTTTTGGGATTCATCGCCAGTTGTTGTTGATGGAATGATCTACATCAATGGCATCAGTGGACACACTCTTGCCATAAATGCCATCAATGGAAACACGGAGTGGGATGTTGATCTCTCTCCTGGTAATGCGGATGCAACATCCGCTTACTTCGATGGTCGGCTTTTCTTTGCCCATAATGGACCACCCGGGCCTTACTACTGTCTCGATGCAACCGATGGAAGCACTCTCTGGACTGCTCCATACAACCAGCACGGATCATCCGGTATTGCTGATGGGCTGGTGTTCTTCGGTGAATATCACCCAGTTGCTGACAGCGCAAGTGTTATTGCTCTTGATTGTGAAACAGGAAATTTGGTTTGGTCATATCAAACAGGTGGCGAATGGTTTGCAGGCAGCCCTTCTATAACTGATGGTGTTGTTTATATGCCAGCTCATGACGGGTTGCTGTATGCCTTTGGAACCGGTTTGAAGTACACATATCTTGATGAGCTTTATGCCCGGGTGGGTTCAAATGAGCTTATTGCGACTTCCTTCGATATCGGGGTAGCTGTCGCAACAGATACCGTCAACTTCACAGTCACTCAAACCGGTATCACCCCGGGATCTTCCAGCAGGTTTACTCTTCGTGCCGATCCGAATCCATTCTACTCCACCGCATCGATCTCCTTCGAGCTTTCAGAGTCTGCGTTTATTTCAATTGACG
Above is a window of Candidatus Aegiribacteria sp. DNA encoding:
- a CDS encoding PQQ-binding-like beta-propeller repeat protein; the encoded protein is MPIGIFITAILFSTINLTITEPVDGEIYNGDWLSIRAIVENENEPPDSVHYTLNGEPVIQISRLNTDWPTYMQNYQNHGYSESPAPTDNTILWTAPVTGYAHEFPTPVVVNGMVYYTSDSLGSGTADSLYALDAATGELVWKYDTGHADDAVTVMNGRVYSPSDSLFCFDAETGVRIWANGIADHSGSTPIVVNDRVFCASNTFGPTVSCLDASNGNVIWSQSLPSTMTSCMALWNGMLFVPTFHIDAALYALDTDDGSIIWQNDDAYIGFWDSSPVVVDGMIYINGISGHTLAINAINGNTEWDVDLSPGNADATSAYFDGRLFFAHNGPPGPYYCLDATDGSTLWTAPYNQHGSSGIADGLVFFGEYHPVADSASVIALDCETGNLVWSYQTGGEWFAGSPSITDGVVYMPAHDGLLYAFGTGLKYTYLDELYARVGSNELIATSFDIGVAVATDTVNFTVTQTGITPGSSSRFTLRADPNPFYSTASISFELSESAFISIDVYDLSGRIVTTLENSVLPAGEHFMQWNGINQNGEPVSAGLYLCRIQSGGISETTGLCLLR